The Gossypium arboreum isolate Shixiya-1 chromosome 6, ASM2569848v2, whole genome shotgun sequence DNA window AAAGGCGCGAACATTAAGAAACGCTTTTCACGACAATACGAAGGAAATCactgggtttttttttttccctaGCGTTGCTTTGTTTTTTTtggcatataaattttataagtaAAAAATCTGATGTACCTCCCAATTTCGAGTTTAAACAAATTTATccttctaaaaataaaataatttaactcTTTTCAATTTCGTTAATCAATGATTAATAACAATTACAAACTATGTTattataataacaaattttaccattaatttttatatattttattaatttaatctcaattctaataatttaatttaatttaattttaatacttaaatattttatcaaattaattctaatttaaaaaatattattttaaaaaatctaaaagaatatataaaaataatttaaacttcGTACTAAAGGGTCAACCCTATTGTATCATGtgtattaaatatatttaatttaaattcttttatttaataaaaataaagaactttaattaatttattaacctTGTCAATGTTATTTCTTTCCTTTTAATCTTTCTTCCTTACTTCCTCCTCCTCCTAGCTTCATCACCATCACAAACGCCAAGCTTCGTTCAGGCCGCCACCACCACCTCTACTCAAGCTTCGACCCAGCGCCGTTCACACACCTCCACCATCGTCATTTTCCAACTGAAGCTTCATTAACACCAAATCTCACTAAATGGTAAAATAGCAAGGACAGAGGCGAACCCATCGAtacaaatttcaaataaagcagTAAAAAATGAACAAAACTCAGCTCAAATCATCTACAGAAACATGCAAAACACAAATTAAGaacataaaaagtaaaaatattttgaCTATGTCTATGCTGATTAAAACAAAGAAACCCCAAAGGGATCCAAATACCCAttagcaaaagaaaaaaaaattgtactctgagataaaaaaaaaagtgcaATATAACCAAAAACAATAAAAGATAAGCTACCAGGTGGGAAGATAAGATAAAAATTTGGATCTGAGAAGATAGAAAGATCAAAAGGGATGATGGGTTCTAGTATTATTCAATAActaaaaaatagaaaaacatcACAACAGAAGAGAGTACAGAAGAAGGGTCTTTGTTTCTAACAATGGTGATTTTAAATGAAGAGAGCAGTAACAATAGCAGAAAACAAGAGAAGACActaaatatatttgttaaaagATAAGATGAGAAAgttaagagagagagagaagactTCAATTCCAACGGGTCGATGTATGggttttgaaaatattaaaaatgctTCAGTTGGAAAATGATGATGGTGGATGCATGTGAACGGCGTTGGGTTCGAGCTTGAGCAACGGCGACTGCTTGAATGGAGTTCCGCGATGGTGACGGTGATGGTGATGACTGATGAAGCTAGGAGAAGAAAAAGGAggaagaataaaaattaaaaggaaaaataaaatttttaaggttaattaatcaattaaagtaaaatgattttatttttaattaataaaaattaaaaggaacaaaagagattttaaattatatatttttaatacacATGGCATTGACCCTTTAataattcatatatttttataaagttcaaattattttattttttatttttattttttagattttaaaaaatatttttatttatcttttcatataatttttaaaattaaaattaatttcaaaaatatataaatatcgagaattaatttaatttaattattaaaattaagattaaattaataaaatatacaaatattgaaggtaaaatttattattatatcaattaatattatataaaatggatgaaaaacaattatcattaatcactatttttaaaattgataaaaattaaattattctatttttcaaaaagagTAATTTGCTCGAGAGAAACTGGAAatattttttctcaaattttatAAAACCGTTAAAACTAAAAAGAACAAAGGAAATTTACAACAAGGCCATTGCACACACACACAAATCCTTTAATCCTTGAAAATGACGTCACTTGCGATGCTCATCAATGGCAGGATCGAATCTGGCGAGAACTTCCGAGCGAACAAAAATGGGTCGCGCCGCCGCATTAAGGTTGGATCAGAGCTGTCGATTCCAGAATCGTCGTATCTAGGCTTATCATTTTTCAGCCTCACGATCAACTGGGGACCTACCTCGGACGCTGCGTACATGCGTGGGTGACCGTCGGAGCTCCCATTCCAGTCCACATGTGTCAGGGTCCAAGGGACAACATTACGCGGATCCCGTATGTGGATGAGCGTAGGGAAGTAATTTTCTTCCGGATAACACGTGTCCCACACCACGCACGGTTGGTTGAACTTGGCCCAAATGGTTTCATCGCCAACGATAAGCCTTGCATGCTGACGTGTCAAGGACCAAAACTGGGACCCAATCCGAAAATCTTCCAACTTCACCTCTGGCAACATCGCATCCGGCCCACGCGCCGCCCACCTGTCGTAGCTCCCGATCTCGTTGTTCAGGATCTCGATGAAGCTTTTCTCGGACTGGGTTAGGGTTTCGTAAGTGaagttgaaagagtgaattggtatgCAAGAAGCGGACAAGAGGGTGAACATGTGATTCGAACGGTCATGAAGCAGCGCGTGAGCCAATAACCGCCGTGCCGCGGAAATGAGAGTAGGGGTGAAACGGAGGGAGGGTTTCGAAGGGATGACTCGGTGAGCGAACACGCCCGAGAACATCATTTCGTAAGGGTAACTCGGGTCAGCATGGACGTAAACATTAAAGAGGTTTTTAGGGGTTTTATTAAAGTACAGCTCCCAAAGGGGAGCAAAAGGTAAAGGCGACACAGTTAGGAACAAAAATGCGATCTTTTTAGGTAAGCCAGGAGGTGTTCTTGAGTTGACTCGGGAAGCGGCTCGGAGGAGTGACTTGTCATCTACTGGTGGTAAAGGAGGCGATTTGACGGAGAATCTTTGGTGGGTTTTGGCTGCGGGAGCGAAATCCAGAACAGGGTCGTGCTCGGAACCTCCGTGGACGGTGGTTGTCGGAGAAGTTATTGTAACAATAATGACTAAAGGCAAACAAAGGATTAAAGCACAAAAGAGTGACAATGGTGTTGGGGACAACATGATTTTGCTTTGAGACACTGACAAGGAGAGAGAGAGTGTGTGAGACATTTAGAGTGAGAAAAAAGTGGGATTTACCGATTAGGTAATTCCCAATAAAACAAAAAGCGTGATTATTATTTTAGGTTTAACTATAAAATTGCTCCTAAGTCTTAAATTATaccaattttcaatttatgtgtttgatttttttttattcgaAAACCATTCATTTCAACCAATAATATCCAGTCAATTTGATCAATGGCGTAAAACTAGCAATAGACCAAATTGTTTGTGAATTGGTAAAAACCAAAAAccattacaaaaaaaaataaactgTTGAATTgatttacaatttttttattttttaattaattaattaattattattgaatcgacaattaaattgattgaaataggGATAGTTGGCTTAACTAATTCGAGCATCAATATGATTTTTATAACATTGATTATGACTCTCTAATGTCCAATAAAAATATGAGATATCACGTTTTTATTCGCTAGTATCATTTTTGtggttaaataaaataaaattgatagtttaaatattatttttgacaaaaataaGTTTGGATACTTAATTGAGAAAATCATTTgagaattaattttatatttaagaaaaatttaaatataaatatataaatattgaagaATATGACAAGTTTTGAAGTcagaaaagaaaatcaaattcTAGAGTATGAAATACAAACATTAATTAtgtaaatgaagaaaaataactTAAATGCATGAAAATACAAGCATTTTATGGTGTTTTAGCGTCAAAATAAGTATGgtctaaatttaataattatttcatCCGTTTATACTTTGATTTTGATGTATGAATCGTAATTGtaattattaattttgattataattaTATAGTTGTATACTTATAAATTGTAATCCTACattcaaaaacaatttaaaattatttctaactataataagataaatttgaatTTCATTTATAAAATAGGCAATGTATGTGGCATTTTCATAGATGGAAGGCTGTTCAAAACCCTTCCTTTTTTTCCTTGACCATTTATTATTTTCTTAGACCATGGGCTAGAGAGAGGTATAATGGCTTCAATAAAGATATATGATTTTTTGATATTTTGGTTATTTAATTTTGGGTTAATGGGTAAATTTATCAATTATCACTATATTTAGGCGCAAATTGAATTTTGTTACTTTACGTTGTCATATAAATTTATCACTACatttttttatctttatattaagttttttcataaaactattaaatttaaaataatttgaagacaatttttttaaaaattgcatttattttaacatttaacaaaaataaactaattaatataatattaaacaaacagattattttataaaagttaaacttatttttatttatatattatttttaagtatttattgtattaaataaatatttgaattgaatttattaattttaatatattataaattatattattgttaCCTAAAAGAATTTTCCtcattaatttttgttttcaaataaTCGAAATTAATATTGAGTGTTAAAATCTAATTTAAAAGAATAAACTCAAAGCTgtgatcaaatttaaaatttaacaataaaatttaatcacataaaaatTGGATAAATGACAATTTAActcatattttttaaatataataacaaacatcaattaaaataaaagtataataataaatttcaaTATTTATCTATAATATGATGACCTTTAATTTTTATACAAAAGTCGACGAAGCTACGGTTAAAGTAATAAAGTTGTTGTCCATTAGCATCATAGATGGGGTTTGGATGATGTGTCATTCACATCTATATTGGTAAAAGAAAAAAAGTAGTTTTTTGAAGGAGTTTTACAACTACAATTATAAGTAGAATATAAAATCACAAATGACATATATTCGGTCAATTAGAatcataattaatttaatataaagtaGAATGGATTGaaaactaaaatatatttaaatttatatgagaatgaatttaaataaagttacacataataaaataagatgaGGTAGAACCCATAAATAATATTTGTAAATGCCAGAACTTATATCTAAGAAATTAAAATTCTAAGACCTAAGCCCCTTGAGAATTCTTCATTGCGAAAATAAATTTATACAAAAGAAAATTACAAAATGAATAAACCGCATAAATTTATTTACTCAAAGCATTGCAAGATTCATTAGATTAAATTAGAGtggttataattttattttcctcCAGGTAAAGGTTGGTTatgtatattaattaaaatatattatattaaattattaaaaatatatacaaaatttttaatctctcatgaatataaaataatataacgcaagttttaaaattttaaaatgatgatGGTTTACACATCTATAAATTGGTACTTAAAACTATATATTTGTTcattttggtacttaaattttttttgtcaTAAGTGGTatctaaattattttgtttttctcaAGTTGGTATCTCTGTTACTCAAACCATTAGGCAAatcattaaatctattaaaaataAGCTTAGCCCATAAATTGACACTTAAATTATGTATTTTCCCATTTTGGtacctaaatatttttttttggttACAAATGGTACCTAAACTACTTATTTTTCCCAAGTTAGTACCTCTGTTAATACAATTGTTAGTTAAACTATCAAGTACATTTTTTAAAAAGATAACCAATTAAAGAATGTGTCACATCACAAAAATtgggttaaaaaaaattaagttagtGAACCGAGAGAGTGGTCACGTCCTGATTTTTAAGTTAAGATACTGAAAATTATGTAAAGTGAGTGATTCGGTTTAATGGGTAGGTGTTGTATTTGTGTGTGTAAGATTTTGGGTTTGAACTCTTCCTttatagttttgttaattttttattcaattcaacTTTGGACATTTGACTTAAGTTTAATTTTTGCTCAGTTGATAATATAATGAGTTTGTTGGTTTagtggtaaggtgttagcttACCCTTTGATCTTGTGTTTGAATCTATGTTTATGCAAAGtagaattatttttgttttaaactcTGGAAAAAATCTGATAAGGATAGCTAATCAGTTTTATTGGAAGTTACTatgtcttttttttaaaaaaaaaacgaagAACAACCTCTTAATATTTCTCCCCAATTTTCTTACTACATTTTTTCTCTCCCACACCCTCATTCCCTCGTTCTGTTGTTTCCACATTTCCCACTAccccatcttttttttttttagtttttgctCAATACTATTGCAAAATAAAACTCTTCTCTgccatttttcttttccttttttgttcTTCCAATTTTTTGTGCCATTACCTCTAGTTTTGTGCTGCGTTCATTTTCTTTTTATCGCTTTGGTGCCGTGATTATAAGGGTTAGGTTGTTGTCTCGGTAAAGGTGCGTATATGTATTTTCCAATGGCATGATTAATAGATTTTATATTATGAACTTGTTGGAAGATTTTAGGTTCTTGAACCTGTTCATTTTAAATCATTCATGTTTTTGGTTAAGCGAAGGATGTGAGATTCATCACTTTTCTCCAATGAGTTAGGTGTTATAGGACCGCTCTTGCTTCCAAGGTATGTTCTCGAATGCTATTTTTAGGGATTGTTATTAAGTGCTAAGCATCGTAATTGCGTTTCAGTTTCGTAGGTAGATGTCAATTTGATTTAGTTTTGTGTGATGTGCTCAGGATCTCATTGCTGCGTAGGGTCAATATTCTAGTAGGCATCAGATGTGTGTTTCTAACTTGAAACCACTGCGTATAATCTGAAAGATttagaaaaacaaaaagaaaattcgAAACTGTTCTATGTCACATAGCCGTGTGACAGACCGTGTTAGCCATGTGACTGGTGGTGTGTTAGGCTGTGTGGGGGCACATGGGTGTGCGCGATTACACAGGCAAATCAGGTAGGCCATGtaggacatacgggcgtgtgaaatCACAGGGGCAGGATCGGTAGcccgtgtaggccacacgggctggttatctaggccatgtgaaaccaaacgggcgtgtggcccattttctaaaattttcattaagGCCCGACTTAATCTGTAATTTGTAATTAGACCTTTCGTGGGGTCTATTTTGCTTAAAAAAACCCGAAGTGAGGTATATGTGTTGTTACGTTCGGTAAGTGAGTTACATCTATATTATATATGTCGATATTTTTGTAAAGCATGTGTGATATTTGTATTCTGTTATCTGTTCTGATATGATATTTGAGTCGAATATGTGATATGTACATATGTTATTAAGATTTTGCATAAGCATTGGTGTGGGTTttgatgatgaaggaagtgtttTAAGACAGTATTTCTGCAAATTTTGGCGATTAAACCACATTATATgtttggcagctcagctgcatatTTAATACTGGCATACCACCACTTTCCAGTGTGATTGGATGAATGGACTCATGTAGTCTTAATTGGTGTGGTTGGTTGGTTGGAGATGATGTGTAGCTGATGGGGGTAAGATTTATTCTGATATGATATGACATTTTGATTTGATATACGTGtatatatgttttaaaattatGACACAGTGATCTAATATATGCTTCTCGatatatgatattttgataaattatttGCATACATGAATACTATAAGTAAAACTCTGTTTCGATATTTGCAATTGTGTATATTGTAGTAAGAAAATTTTGTATGTGGGTTAAGTCACACATTGTGCTTCCAGCTCACTtgtttgtttaaaaattttcaagtAATCTTCTAACTTAGGACCAGACGGCGTGCGGGAGCTTGGATTGTTTTCTCAGTCAATTAAAGTATGGCTATTTTCATAAATATCTATTATGGACTTTTAGGACTGTAAACTGTTGGACTTCGatttggtttttgttttattcGTCGGTAAACGATATTTTCGAATGTGATACTGCAAAATCACACGAGTTAACAAAATggattttgattttcaaaactaaaactttgaaaattttctgcTGTAAAATTAAGTAATTTCTCAAGAGTTTTTTTTGTAAATGAATAAATAGCTTTTAACGAATGTTTGCCATATTTATATTTTCTAAACACTAACTAAAATTAGAAGTTTTCAAACAAGATTAAGTTAAGAGTTATTCTGTAAAATAATTAAGACTTGTGTGAAATTTCCAAAATAACATGCAAgtgttttgttaaaaaatttattttcagaATACTCGGTTTCTAAAGTTAGGATTTAACTTCTAGGTTTTTAAACAAACTAACTTCTAGGTTTTTAAACAAACTAATGTAATTTCTCcatatttggccataacgtctaggccgagtatggggtgttacagaatgacATGACGCAAGAAAAGATAAAGTATTATgttctattttatatatattttattattttctttctttagaaCTGGACCAATGGACAAACTGATCAGGCCTCCAATTCTTAGTTTGTTCAATTCTTCTGGttcaatcaaataaattattaaaaattcataaaaataaataaaataaaaatatttaaaaataaagaaaactaaTTCAATTGTTATTTAGCTTGGTTCAACCGACCTATATCAGTTTGCAAGTCAATCAGTTCGACCCTATCTCTGAATCGGTACCCTAACTGGTTCGATCAATCGTTCCAATCCAATTGTTCCAATCCGATTCTGAAACTGGTTCTAATCGATGAAATAATTGTTTTTGATCTCGTCAGGTCAAGCAAGCTAGTGATGAAGTTCGAAAACAAAATTATCCACCAACATCTTAACCTCAGGAGGGCGAATTTTGATTATCACTAATATTTCCTTGCGTTATAAAAGAAGAAGAATAGTTTATACGATGTCGAACATTATTATTGCCATGtgttataaaagaaaaataatataaaaatatttttttaagtttATATGATGTGGCAAATTATTATTGACTGATTTTTTTTAAACATATATAACATTTTTGTGTAAATGGGTAACAAAAGAAAAATTTAGGTATCGTTTGTGATAAAAAATGTTTAGGTATCAAAATGGGGAAAATACATAGTTTAAGTACCAATTTATGggttaaacttttaaaaatagatTTAATAGTCACAATTTGACTAATGGAGTTACCAACTTAGAAAAAAAAGAGTAGTCAAGGTACCACTTGTAACTAAAAAGAAGTTTAAGtattaagataaaaaaaatagTATAATTTAAGTGCTAATTTATGAGTTAAGCCTTTATATTATAATCAATACAAATTAagacaaaaaatatttaaaataaacttaTGTTTAGTTGTCTAATATTAATCCTAGTTATTGGACCTTTTTACctaaataatacaaaaaataaaattaataactgaAATGGTATGCCCATAAGATTGTTTACTAAAATGGTATGTTTTACTGGTGCCGCCTGTCAAATTGGCGGCACCAGACTGAAATATAATGATCTAAAGTATTCAGCAACTTGATATGTAGTTTTTTCATTTTGAGTGACTGTTGGAAAAAAAAAGTGAACCTTAAATGTGGCTAATTGCCTTGTAAGccctccttatttattattttatttttattccctTTCAACTTACTATATTGTGTTTAAACAAGCCATTAACctatttttgtagttaaataagtcctttaacttatgatttttactcataaaatttattaattttaatattaaagtaaatatattttatccaaagtaaatttatttaaaaatataaactaattcACATTTTATGTTGATGTGAATTTGATTAGaatagtttattaaataaaaaattaaaatttcttgaGTGCTTATATACTTGATATTCTTAACT harbors:
- the LOC108485938 gene encoding glycosyltransferase BC10-like; this encodes MLSPTPLSLFCALILCLPLVIIVTITSPTTTVHGGSEHDPVLDFAPAAKTHQRFSVKSPPLPPVDDKSLLRAASRVNSRTPPGLPKKIAFLFLTVSPLPFAPLWELYFNKTPKNLFNVYVHADPSYPYEMMFSGVFAHRVIPSKPSLRFTPTLISAARRLLAHALLHDRSNHMFTLLSASCIPIHSFNFTYETLTQSEKSFIEILNNEIGSYDRWAARGPDAMLPEVKLEDFRIGSQFWSLTRQHARLIVGDETIWAKFNQPCVVWDTCYPEENYFPTLIHIRDPRNVVPWTLTHVDWNGSSDGHPRMYAASEVGPQLIVRLKNDKPRYDDSGIDSSDPTLMRRRDPFLFARKFSPDSILPLMSIASDVIFKD